Below is a window of Panthera leo isolate Ple1 chromosome B4, P.leo_Ple1_pat1.1, whole genome shotgun sequence DNA.
cgtggggaggggagaagaatggAAGTAGGAGAACCTACCTCTTCCAAAAATAGAGGTGCCCTGGTCCCTAAAGTAACTGACTTTCTAATTCCCTTTAAACCAAGGAGAGCCCTTACCCAAATAGCCTTTTATATACTTGCCTTGGTGTGCCTCACAATGGTAAAATaaggagttttgttgttttaggaCCTATTGAAAATCAGGAAGCCCCCTAAAGCACTTGATAGCTTTTTGATGGGGAGAAGGACACAGAGGAACTCTAGGATCACCTAATCCCTAGGCCTCTCTCATTAAAAGGTAGTTGGCTTCCTGGTTAGCCTTTACTCCTGAGTCCCATAGGCTCAAGCCTCCTTCTCCTACCTCAGTTGGGAGTACTGTCCTCCATGgtgcttccttttccctccttaaTGTAGGGAAGACGATGGGGCAATGTATGGAACAGCACCTGCCTCCCCCAAAAGCTGGCTATTTGCCCCAAGGAGAAAGCATTGGCCCACATGCCAGAGTCTTGCCCTTTTGCCCAAAGTAGCCTGGTGTTCAAGGCTGCACAGGAGACAAGtgccttctctgcttctcatTGTAGGTGATGCTAATCTCCTTAACTAGAACTTTGTCCCACCCACTAACCCATTCTAACTCTCCCTCCTCTGATTCTCCCGCTcaaagtctgtttcctggttctCCAGACAGCATGAAGGAAGATATATTCCTCCCCTGGGCAACAAAGCTAGGATGGGTGGGAAGAAGAACATGGGAGCACGTGAATAAAATGGCATTGAACACTGAACCAGGGAGTCCAGCCTctgctgttgctgtttttttctttttcttttttttttcttttttttttttttttttttttgcatccccAGTTAGCCAGACTGACAAGTCCTCTGTCCCCTAAAGGTCTGATATGATCTTATCAGATTGGACTACGGTACAcacagctacacacacacacagccagaggAAGAACTGTTCAGTcctccctaatgaacatggagtTAGCCTTTATTAAGCAcaaatgtgccagacactgtgccatATACTTCacaaatagtatttcatttaatGCAATAACCCTGCAGGATTGGTATCCAccttattttgcagatggggaatctgaggctcagtgaggttaggtaacttgtccaaagtcatcaGCAAGTAAATGTGATTCTCAAGTGTTCCAAAGCCCTTGCTCATTTTACTGGCCATGCTGTTTCCTTGCACTTTATCTAGGAAGAACCGGACCCAGGCATTTAGCTTCCCAGCTTTGCTGCCTGTAAGCCAGGGGCCTGAGTGGTGCCTTCCTTCTACCACTGTCTTCCAGAGAATAGATAACACAGCTGGAAGTGCTATCTAGGATGGAGGAAAAATGTCTAGAGGCTGACCCAGAGTTAGGGAGTCACTGCCCAGGAGGGAAAGAGCACAGAGGAGTGGTGGCTAGGAGTTAGAGGCCTGGGGTCTACGGCATGCCCCTGGTGCAGCCCTCCTGCCTAGTGAGCAGACATTTGCTTCACATCTTATCATCTGCGAGGGTGACATTACCAGGGAATGAAAGGGTGGTGGAGACTGTGGCTGAGGGGGTAATGTCCAAGGTTGGGTCTCTGGCTGAGGGGGCTGTGTTCAGGGTGGTATCTATGGCTGAGGAAGTGGTATCCAAGTTTGTTCCTATGGCTGAGTTGTCAGTCCCTGAAGGAGTGGTGTTCCCACCCAATGGAGTATTGTCTGAGGTCTGGGGACGACAGTGCATCCAATTGTGGGCGGTATCTCTGGGATAGCCTTTCTCTACTCGAAGCTGCTGGTTGAGGCGCCAGTACTGTTTACCCTTGAAGAAGTAGACATGGCCATCCCGCCAACCCATAGCAGCAGAGGGCTGGTCTGGCACTCCTGTAAACAATCCCTTGATTGGTTTAGGGTAGTGGCTGAAGTCAGTTCGGGCCAGCTCGTCCCACTGCCAGTACCCGGAGCCCTAGGTGTGGGGTGggtagggaagagaagaggatgaGGAGAGAGCTTAAGGATCCCCAGAGGTCTAACCCCAACCCACCGCAGCTGCAGATGATCTCCCCTCAACAGCAAGTTGGCTTCTCAGTGTGAGGTAGCCCACCCCTCCTAAGAAGCTGTTTGCCCTTGCTTTGAACTGTTTACCTTAAAGAGGAACACCTTTTTATTGAAAGGCCAATAGAGAGCTGCATCCAGGTGGGGGTCTACCCTATTCAGCTTCTTGGGAAAGCCAGGAGACATCTTGAAATTAATATAGCGCCACACCTTGTCTCCTGAGTGCATGTAAGGAAAGAACAAGTCATCTCTGTCTTCAGGTGATAGCTTTCGGTCCTCCCATTCCACCCTTCAGGAACttctcatctctccctcccttttatgGCTTCTTTAATGGTAGGCCCTCCTCAGGTAACACACTGTAAACTAGTCCCTTTACCCTTAAAGAAGTGAATCCATTGTGTTCGAGGAGAGTAGACAGCAGCATCTAGGTTTCCTGGGAGCCCCTCCCAAAGGGCAGACACTTGGAACAAGGGACCCAGCCCTGAATCTGTCACAGTCCACACGTAGTTCCCCTTGAAGGCATAAGTCTTCCCACGGGGCCCTGAGAGCAAAAGTGTGTCAAGTCAAAAAGAGATGGGTCAAATAAAGACTTGTGGATACCTCAGACAAGCTGATAATCTGCCTTCATCCCACAGGCTGGTCCCTCAGAAATTCACTCAACGTTAATTCAAAGAGAAGATTAAAGGTAGAGAAGGAAGACTCCGGGTTCAGCCTCTTTGCTGTTCAGAGCAGCTTAGCTCTgaacaataaaacaaaagcccTGCAGATAGCTGTTCCCCTTTGGGGACCTCACCTTCCATTCCAATAGCTTCCAAGTTGTCCTTCCATGCATGTATAACACGCTCTCTAATAGACATTCCAGTAAATATAGTTTTCTCCATCTTGCTAGATTACCAGATGTGTTTTAGTGACCCTTATAGGGAGGCAACCGAGGTAAATGCCTGCCTAACCCACCTTTAATTTGGCTCTGAAGCCTCCCTCCCCATGCCACATGCCTCCTTCCATGGCCACTAACCTCTGCTGGGTATCTAACCCCTGTTGCTCATGCTGAGGTTCCATGTCATTCCCATTTGTCCAAGTCTCAAGTGAGTGGGCTGCTGCCACTGCCCACCTATAGCCTGAAAGGGAAGGGCCTCACCCAGCATCACGGCATCCAGTTCACCACTGCAGGGGTCTGGCATGGGACTGGGTTCTGTAGGCACGTGTGGTACAGTGGGGAGCTCCatctcttcttcctcatcctctgtctctgggCTCTTCTTCCCTGCAAGGTAGCATGATGCTGTTCAAGGAGAGAACTCATAGCAACTGACCTCCCCCCACTCTTCTGTAAGTTTGGCTCAGAGGCCCTGTATAAAGGGGAAAAGGGAATCCTAGAGTGTTTCTCTTGATGGGAAGCAAGATCATATTGATATCAATTGATAGTGTTGACAGGCaccagaaagggagaaggaagtttGCTGGAATATTCATTCTTCATTCCCAAGAAAGGGCAAGaggggagagaggcctggaaggAAGATCAGACATGGAAGTGTCAGAAAAACAGCTCCTGAAAATGAAGATGCCTGAATAACTGggtaggaggaagagaagaagacaaGTCATTTCCTGCCATGGAGGTTAGACCTGTCTCTATAAGCCTGAAGAGATGCTGGTCACACTGACCCTCATGATCACTGGGGGAAAAGACTAACCATATAAAGCCTGAATCCCTGCCACATCATCCGGGTGCAGCTTGAAGTGGGGCCGATAACCAGCATAGACAGGGGCCATGAGGGCCTGTGTATATCGGGAGTGCCCAAGCCCCAGGGCATGGCCCAGTTCGTGGGCTGCAATGATGCGCAGGTTCACTCCCCGGTAAGTCCTCTCCGTCCAGAGTTCATCTTCATCAAAGTGCACACTGCCCAGCTCTGGGATGTCAGCATGGGCCAGGACCCTCCCTGGACAAAGGCAAGGGTGAACAGGAATGAGGTCAGAGTCTCCTAGGCTAGAGCATCCCCTGCCTATTATAACCCCCAATTTCTCCATTCCCTTAAAATTCCATCTACTTTCAGTCTCCtgcatgcctctctctctctcacctttcaGATCCCCTGTCATCACCCACTTCTCTCTGGGATGCCCATCACTCTGTTTCTGTACCTCCCAaccactctcttctctctggcccAATCCTCTCTGAGATGTGCCTTGAGAAGGGGAACTTAGACCAAGGAATAAGACATAAGCTTCAAAGAGGAGGCTTGATAAGGCCCCAGGGAGGTGACCAACTGCTCCCCAAAGGAATATTAGAAGGTAGTTAGAGAGTGTAGGGTGCAGTTGGACATAGGCGGCAGACTGAACATTAAGGTTCCAGAGTCACTAGCTCAAGGGGACAGAGATAATCTCGAGGCCTGTGATGTGGGAGCCAAGAGCTGGTACCTACCAGGCCCATCAAAGGAATTGGAGCAGTACCGGCTCTGGCGGCCATGGAAAGAGAGGCGGATGTCAGCCCAGCCAGCCTGCACCTCCCGGAAGGTCAGGGGAGCCACATTGCTCCAGTACTGGAAAGCTTGAAGCAGGGCTGCCCGGGctgtgtggggtgggagggtagaAGGCAGGTTCAAGATGCGGAAGGTCAGGTGCTTCTTTCTCCAGCGGCCTGGTTATTAGACCAGAAAATAGGTTAGAAACACAGATCCCTTGCCAGCCCCAGAAAGATCCCCTGAGTCTGGGCATTCATTCAGCAAAGCTATGTCTCCAGGCAGGTGATGATCAGGTAATCACCAGGTGATCATCCATTCAACACTGAGCTGTCCCAATGTCACCTGTACTCCAGAGCCATGCcaccccctcctttccctccctttcccagtCTCAGTCCTCACCCAGCAGGAGGTATTTAAGGGTCTTCTGGTTGAAGGGGTCCTCCAGGCCACAACGGGGCTGCCTCATGCGGGCCCTTGTGGCATCATCCAGCTGACCTGACACTGGCAGCTCAGATGCTTCCTGAAAAGCTctgagaagaggaagaatgaTGGGCCCAGCAGAGCAGGGGAATCTGGAATGACTGGAAGCTGGGGAAAGCTCTCTGGCCACCTGCTGCCCAAAGTGGTAGCAGAGAATGGCACAGAATCTCTGAAGCTGATGGGATCACTCCAGTATCCAGTCCTCATAACTAGGACTTTCTCTCCAGTTCTGCAGAAATAGCGATACTCCAGCTTCATCTCCTCATCTTCCGTCTCTTATTTGTGTTAGGTTTCCCTCAGGTGTAGCCCTCTTCCCCTACAATTTCTAACCTTCTCCTGAGGAAGTGTCCCGTCCCCCTGCTCTGGAGACTCTCCCACCTCTGATCCCACCTGAGGGCCTGTCCTCCCTCAGCCTTGTCCTCCTGGCtagacaaccccccccccagcccagcctgctcTGGGGCAATTTCATCCCATAGGCATGTCAGGCATCGTGGTTTTTGAAGGGACTGTAAACATAAccgaaagcagaaagaaaactatCCGTTagatccaaaatataaaaagaaaacttcaaaatataagtaaatgctGACTTAAAAGTCTACAAAAAGCAACATCATGTCAACAACTCAACTCCAATTCAACCCAACTCATAGCTTTACATACAAATCATACTTCATGTGGGATGTCACTAATAGTATATTGGATATGATGTGGAATGGAGCCCCCAAAGCGATGCTTAGGGCTTAGGAAGACCCAATGACTGCTCCTCATCTTTGATCCTCATCTCACTCCACACCTCACCACCCAAACTATGGTGTGTCCTATTCCCTAGATCCCTGACATGGATTTGGGTCAGGCAGAAGTGGgcctggggagaggaagagatgagaagaaggaaagatgaCCTTGCAACCTCAACCTTTACAGCATGTGCCTTATGACCTCTCACCTCAGAGCCTCCATGATATCTTCTGGCTTGAAGTCATCAGGTCCTTCGAGAGGCTTCTGTAGGTATCCATACTGCAACAGGTAATCCTATGATGGGGGTCAGGGTAAGCAGAATAAAAAGGGAGTTAGTCTTAGGGTAAAGCTTCTCAGTGATCCAACAGATCCATAAGGATAGGGGAGGACAGACATGGAAGGATTAAAGGAGAGAGGCACCTTCAGGAAGGGGCTCAGGTAGAACAAAGGCAAGGAGTGGGAGATGGGCCAGAATAGATCATAAAgtaaaggaagggagaggcacGTTGAAGTTCAGGATGGAGGCCTAGATGGGACTGTGGCGCAGTACCCCGATCCCTTCCTAGGCCTTGGTCCCTCTTTCCCCGGGAGGGGTGTGGAGAACTCACCACGGCTGCCTCCTTCCCTGAAGGCCCCAGGGTCCGGCCTGAGACTGTCATAAGGAGTAGGAAGCCCAGCCATAGCCACTGCCAGTTCATGGTCCCACTAGGCAGGAACTCCAGAGGCTGTCCTTGTCCTCTGCCCTGAGATTTCTGGGAGCCTGGGGAGTCGGGCTTGGTGGGGGGCTCTTGCCTCCAGTTCTTTCCACTCTCCAGTCTCTGGCCCTCTTTACAAAACTTAACGGGAGGGGAATTGGGGGGAGTGGCAGTGGGAGGTGACTAAGCCCAGAGGTATGTTGCAATTCTCCATTAACCCCTGCCCTGCCACAGAGCTTCCATCAAGAAGGGCCCCCAGCCCATTCCCACAGGGTCCTCTGCTGGAGATGGGAAGACTTTTCATACTGCCCTGCCCCAGGGGTGGGCATCCTGGCAGGATGAGAAGCAGAGTCTCTGCAGAGCTAGGGATGGGGACCATGGCTATCCCCTGGAGTTGGACATTCCTGTGCCCCAGGAACCCTGGGCAGCAAACCCCTCATCTTCAACCTTCATAGGTCCCTGTCTGCTCTAGGataggaaaaacataaaataaaagtgaagaggTAGGAAGCAGCTTAGGTGCTCAGGTTTCAGGTGGAGGAATCAGAGATGAGGTCTCAATTTCTTTGTACTCAAGACCAAATTAGGAATTTAAATGTTCTTGAAGCCTACTTGTGTCTGCTTTAACAAAAAGTCATTATTTCAAGCATTTCATGAGCCCATAAtgtcagggtgggggtgggggttaacAAGggtacaaagaagtaaaaggccaGAGCTTGCCCACAGGAAGCTTGTGGAAGCTTGTGGCAAGGCTGACCCAAGTACCCGAAATGAGGGGAACCAGGATGCCAGGCAGGAGATGCCCCATCCTAAGGATCATGGGGCCGTGGGGAGGTTCGCCAAGAAACCAGACTTTGAAGCCTGGCTAAGAATTGGATGGAGTAAAACAGTACCAAGGGACACGGACAGTGCAGGCCTTGAGTAAAAGTGCAGAGCTGAGAAAAGCCACTGTGCTCACTGAGTGGTTTTCCAGGGTCTGGATTGCTTCATTCACCACTGACTCCCTAGTACCTACTTCAGGCCAGCTCAATGCTTCAGGTGGTGCTTAATGAATCTTTGTCAAATAACTGGGGTGGGAGAGTGGTTGGGAGCCAGAGTTTAGAGGGGGTCTTGAGGGCTATttaaggaagaagtgaaaaacttacattttatttatgaaaaaaaaaaagtttattttttattttttatttttgagagacagagaacacacgCTTATGTGAGAAGGaccagggggcagagagagaaggagacagagaatccaaagcaggctctatcagggcaaagcccaacatggggatcaaacccacgaaccgtgagatcatgacctgagtcaaagatggatgtttaactgactgagccacccaggtcctgaaaaacttacattttaaaacacttactTTGTGTTGGGTGATTTaactattatctcatttaattctcacaaccctCCTAGGACAGAGGAACAGAGGAATTattctggccttttttttttttttttttttttggacattttttgtaaaagaaaatggagacccagagagggaaCTTGACTAAGGACACGGAGCTCCCAGTTGATCTAGGCTATATTCAAATCCCTCTGCTGACTCCATAACCCATACTCTTTCCATGCACCACACTAATGACTTTCagagttttgttctttaaatgtttagggGAAACTTTAGGGGCTCCACTATTACTTATGCATCATACAATGTTGTGCAGGGAAGTAGGGGTAAGACTGGGAGAAAGGGTTACTGAACTCATGTTCTCAGTAGGATCCCAATTCTGAGCCCTTCCCCACACCCTAGGCTACAAGGCTGGCAGGCTACAGGGGGACACTTCACACTCCAGGGTTGAGGTGGGGGAGACGCCTGAGTCACATTGTTTCCTTTGATGATGCTGATCCCCCTGACCCATCCAACCCTCAACTGGGTAACAATCAGCTGACTAAGTCCCAAATGGCCAGTGACAGGCCAGGAAGAACAGAGAGCTTCTGACTGATGAGTGACAAAGGCCAGGACTGAAGCCATCACCAAGGCTGATGTCCCCAGGAAATGACAGAGTTTAGGAACCAGCTCCCATTCAGCCCCCCGCAGGGTTGTTTCTCAACCttgcccttctctcctgctttccATCCTCCACCCCTCACTCCCTCTTTTTTTGAGAACAGGACATGGTCCAATTGagtattataatttctttctgattaaagtctttgctcttttttctgaACAAAAGCTATCCTTTGCTTGTTGTCgtaaatttggaaaataccaaaataaGCAAGGAAGAACACGAAAACcaccactaaattctacacttCTACCCAGAAGAGAGTCACTAGCAACATTTTGACTCATTTACTTGAAACTCCGTGGTTCAGCTCTAGCTCCGCCTGCCCAGACTCCGCCCCTGGAGACTGGGGCTGGGATGGAAGAAAAAGTGGtaagaaatagtaaaaataatggaggaggaacaggagctgagggtggtggggagagaggaggacacaggcagGAGGATATGAAAGAAAGTAGATGAATGTGATAGCAGActactctctcctctctcacataagtaaaaaacaaaaacgaaaacaaagacaaaaacaaacagaacagggCAGACGCTTAAGACTGTGTGACAGCATGTTAGTGAGATGATTATTATTATGAAAGGTAGGTGCTCACTCTGGCCTGCCTTGGAAGGCCCCGGGGGAATGAAACCACATTCTAGATGCTAAGGAGCCAGGAGAGAATAGAGTAAACTAGTAAAAGCTGCCAAATAATTTACCTCGTTTAAATCTCAACAACCAGGCTGGTATTATCATCttcttacagaaaaggaaaccgaGTGTCTAGTAGGTTActtcaggtcacacagccaggaagcagcagaggcTTGGGCTCAAGCTATGATGATGTGCGCAGCTTCCCAAGAGTTTCCACACGCACCCAAACAAAACCCCCCTACAGAGCCAGGAGCTGCAGGCAGGGCATCTGGTCAAGGATTGCATGACTAACTCTTCCCATAATGGCATGGTGACCACCCCTTccgccagcccccaccccctgagCCAGGCTGGCCAGCTCTTTTTGCCTCTGAATTTGTCATCTCTCACTGGGGGAGATATGGGGATGTGTGCAAAGGGTTAGGGCATGTGGTCTGCCTGCCCCCAAAAGAGAACAGGAGTCTGAGAGAAAGAACTCCCAAGTTCTTTGGCTTGCTTGCTCCCTTCCTGCAAACtagtttccctctctgcccacaaaTTGTGGTGGAAGAGTTTGTAtagaaatattattaattaaaatatttgaaagggtAGCAGGAGGAAGTAGGTTAGATTCTGAGAGTATTTTCTAGTGATCGGGGGCCATGGGGCAAAAGTTTGCAGAAGTCTCTAAATCCAAGAGAAGCCAATGTGTAAACCACCACCCACCCTCTCCGACAGCTACCCTTATCCGAATGGGGTGGCTCCTAGGGCTGGACATCCTGGTATAAGGGTAAGTCTGGGAACTGAAACTGGAAACTGGAGGTGAGAAAAACATAAGATATAACTCACGGGCACAGATACTGCTCTTGATTTAGAGAAATGTGGTGTTAGCCTCTGGCCTGTTTCCCCTGAGCCCAGAGGGAATCAGGAGAGAGGGAACTTTCCCTGGCTGAATGGGATTGAGTTTTCCAAGCTGTTACCCTGGAAACCTCTGTTTTTAAGaggacctccccccaccccccaacacacactccTTTAATTAGTCATGAGTTCCTAGAAGCCAGATGGGAAGCAATGGGCTAGATCGTGCACAGCTGGAACTGGTTAGTGACAGGAGAAGTGGGAGGGGTTTGGAGATGGCTCATGGCCTGGGCCAGCTCATTCTGTTCCCAGGATGCTCCAGACTTCCTCAGAACCCTACAAACATTCCCCTATCGTGGGCATTCCCACCCACCCATAGCTCTTCAAACATGCACCCACTGGGGCACTGGCCTGAACTGGCTCAGCTGAGAGGACATCAGACCCAAATCCTTAAGTTCTTTAGTTCCTGTGAGGGAGACCAAGATCTGCTCCTTGACCCCAATTCACAGAAAAAAGTATTATCCCACAGCACTCCCCTGGAGATTGCTGGAGGCTTCTGCTGGTTATACCATTACCCAGGACAGTGCCAAAAGGATGCATGAAGGGATCAATGCTAGCCTCCAGAATAAGGAGGGGAGTAGAGGAATAAAAAGCTTAAGTGGGAGCACCTGGCTAGTTCAATCAGTACAGcatacactcttttttttttttttttttttatgtttatttatccttgagagagagacagaacaagagcaagggaggggtagagagagagacagagacacagaatcagaagcgggttctaggatctgagctgttagcacagagctcaacacggagcttgaactcatgagctgtgagatcatgacctgagccgaagtcagacacttaacggactgagccacccagacatccctataGAGCATACACTATTGATCCTGgggtcctgaattcaagccccacattgggtatagagtttacttttctttttaagtttatttatttatttatttatttatttatttattttgagagaaagagcaaccatgaacagggaaggggtggagagagagagaatcacaagcagggtctgcactgctagtgagaacccacaaaccgtgagatcatgacctgagccgaaatcaaggttcagacacttaaccaaatgagccgtccaggcacccctcaagtttactttttctttttgaagtgactaaattaaaggggaaaaaaaagcttaagTGTTCTTTCAGCATCTAGGATTATAACGAAATGATGATATCACAAAGGATTTTTGCTCCTTCTGGGAATGactattttttccttaatgaaaaccaaactaatttttgtttttcgcAAGGGCAGTAGGATATGGGGGAACACTCTGGCCTCCTGTTCTCACTTTGTGATCCCAGGAAACAGATCTGTTGTAATGTTTGGGAACTGTCATGGGCGTGGAAAGTTCATGTTTGGCTCCCTTATGTATTGGCAAAAAGCTCTGATAGGGGTTTGGCAAAAGAAGGACTTCAGCACTGACTTCCCCCTTTGAAGAGGGTAGTAACTAGATGGGAGAAAGGAGACCCAGGGATAACCCAGTTCTGCATCCACCAGGCCAGCAACCGCAGagagggctggggggggagggcggggtaAGAAGGCTGTGCTTGATGGGCGAGGCACGTAGGGAGCAGGCTCTCCTTTGCAGCCCATGTTTTGTTCCTAACTTACTTAAGAAGGATAGTGGAGGGTTCACCAGTctggttctgtttttatttctttttttttccacgtttttttttttttttttttaatttatttttgggacagagagagacagaccatgaacgggggaggggcagagagagagggagacacagaatcggaaacaggctccaggctccgagccatcagcccagagcccgacgcggggctcgaactcacggaccgcgagatcgtgacctggctgaagtcggacgctcaaccgactccgccatccaggcgcccctctgtttttatttcttagtgaATTCATTAATTGACACTGGAGGAAGTATGTCCTGCAGATAGTGAGGAAGAAAGTGCTAAAGGATTTTAAAGTGTCAAAGGGTCAAAGTTCcagtttaaggggcgcctgggtggctcagttggttaagcgttagacttctgctcaagtcacaatctcatggtccgtgggttcgagccccgcgtcgggctctgggctgatgatggcccagagcctggagcctgcttccgattctgtgtctccctctctctctgaccctcccccgttcatgctctgtctctctctgtctcaaaaataaataaacgttaaaaaaaaaaattaaagttccagTTTGAGCAGCAGGCAGCTTTGGCATAATGAGCACTACCCCTCAGCTGCGAAAGAAGTTTTCAAAATGGGAACTataagggcgcctaggtggctcagttggttgagtatctgagtcttgatttcagctcaggtcatgatctcacagttcataggttcaagccccgcgttgagctctgcactggcaatgtggagcctgcttgggattctccttctccctctctctgtccctcccccacttgttctctccctctcaaaataaataaa
It encodes the following:
- the MMP19 gene encoding matrix metalloproteinase-19 isoform X1: MNWQWLWLGFLLLMTVSGRTLGPSGKEAAVDYLLQYGYLQKPLEGPDDFKPEDIMEALRAFQEASELPVSGQLDDATRARMRQPRCGLEDPFNQKTLKYLLLGRWRKKHLTFRILNLPSTLPPHTARAALLQAFQYWSNVAPLTFREVQAGWADIRLSFHGRQSRYCSNSFDGPGRVLAHADIPELGSVHFDEDELWTERTYRGVNLRIIAAHELGHALGLGHSRYTQALMAPVYAGYRPHFKLHPDDVAGIQALYGKKSPETEDEEEEMELPTVPHVPTEPSPMPDPCSGELDAVMLGPRGKTYAFKGNYVWTVTDSGLGPLFQVSALWEGLPGNLDAAVYSPRTQWIHFFKGDKVWRYINFKMSPGFPKKLNRVDPHLDAALYWPFNKKVFLFKGSGYWQWDELARTDFSHYPKPIKGLFTGVPDQPSAAMGWRDGHVYFFKGKQYWRLNQQLRVEKGYPRDTAHNWMHCRPQTSDNTPLGGNTTPSGTDNSAIGTNLDTTSSAIDTTLNTAPSARDPTLDITPSATVSTTLSFPGNVTLADDKM
- the MMP19 gene encoding matrix metalloproteinase-19 isoform X2, encoding MEALRAFQEASELPVSGQLDDATRARMRQPRCGLEDPFNQKTLKYLLLGRWRKKHLTFRILNLPSTLPPHTARAALLQAFQYWSNVAPLTFREVQAGWADIRLSFHGRQSRYCSNSFDGPGRVLAHADIPELGSVHFDEDELWTERTYRGVNLRIIAAHELGHALGLGHSRYTQALMAPVYAGYRPHFKLHPDDVAGIQALYGKKSPETEDEEEEMELPTVPHVPTEPSPMPDPCSGELDAVMLGPRGKTYAFKGNYVWTVTDSGLGPLFQVSALWEGLPGNLDAAVYSPRTQWIHFFKGDKVWRYINFKMSPGFPKKLNRVDPHLDAALYWPFNKKVFLFKGSGYWQWDELARTDFSHYPKPIKGLFTGVPDQPSAAMGWRDGHVYFFKGKQYWRLNQQLRVEKGYPRDTAHNWMHCRPQTSDNTPLGGNTTPSGTDNSAIGTNLDTTSSAIDTTLNTAPSARDPTLDITPSATVSTTLSFPGNVTLADDKM